A window of bacterium contains these coding sequences:
- a CDS encoding triose-phosphate isomerase codes for MARKTYIVGNWKMHLGPSEASLFVSRLLKEVPKVSSGVEVVLCPPVLDLTTVRSELRSHDHMQVGVQNIYPADEGAYTGETSAAMIKDLAKYAIVGHSERRHVFGERDGLIAQKLAACLRHGLTPILCVGEAGHDRNNGHAAQVVADQIEAGLTLLTPEDLHDIVIAYEPVWAIGTGENATTQDVAEMFSVIRTWLEVRHSPALAKSVPLLYGGSVKANNAAQYLALDDCAGLLVGGASVNYKEFAGIIESAK; via the coding sequence GAGGCGAGTCTATTTGTTAGTCGGTTATTGAAGGAAGTGCCAAAAGTATCCAGCGGCGTTGAAGTAGTATTGTGCCCGCCGGTGCTTGATCTGACGACCGTCCGATCTGAGCTGCGCAGCCATGATCACATGCAGGTAGGAGTGCAAAACATTTATCCAGCTGATGAGGGTGCATACACTGGCGAGACTAGCGCGGCAATGATTAAGGACTTGGCGAAATACGCGATCGTTGGACATTCTGAGCGGCGACACGTCTTTGGCGAGCGTGATGGGTTGATTGCCCAGAAGCTCGCGGCTTGCTTGCGACATGGGCTAACGCCGATCTTATGTGTTGGCGAGGCGGGGCACGATCGAAATAACGGGCACGCTGCGCAAGTTGTCGCTGACCAGATCGAAGCTGGGTTGACACTGCTAACTCCGGAGGACTTGCATGATATTGTGATCGCCTATGAGCCGGTTTGGGCAATTGGGACAGGGGAGAACGCGACGACTCAAGACGTCGCAGAGATGTTTAGCGTGATTCGCACTTGGCTTGAAGTGCGTCATTCTCCAGCACTCGCGAAGTCAGTGCCGCTCCTCTATGGCGGGTCGGTTAAGGCTAACAACGCTGCACAATATCTTGCCCTCGATGACTGTGCCGGTCTCCTCGTTGGCGGCGCGAGCGTGAATTACAAAGAGTTTGCTGGGATTATTGAATCCGCAAAATAA